Proteins found in one Brachyspira murdochii DSM 12563 genomic segment:
- a CDS encoding serpulina hyodysenteriae variable surface protein yields the protein MKTLLKTILCFAVSSASVFGMYGFSNDWMDFLTDSSHLRARTDQLGFVLGNSAVKGTFGFKADTLSFGNIMSYIDNGKLSLDATISVGLAYTSDIISVGLGYNYTYIDSSLDVHTPVLMLNAMNDSLRICVPFQIADSKDNSDYSAFSTSSEIRYYTGLDSVNAVRLYINYGKNSYNGNSASSFGFELRFYFLPTTINNVWINPFIKVLYSSSLDAKGKDIINENTDTLVNIQSQDRISYTSNNANEIYESNPYIVRITPALSLYANSDFVSLYFEPSIGYKIIYDGKKVGNLNHTLTWGAYSEVRVYPVSDLEWYFEMGINSSNNPIPVNFRSATGINWYFTQL from the coding sequence ATGAAAACTTTATTAAAAACAATATTGTGTTTTGCAGTCTCGTCTGCATCGGTATTTGGTATGTACGGTTTTAGCAATGATTGGATGGATTTTCTTACAGACAGCAGTCATCTTAGAGCTAGAACAGATCAATTAGGTTTTGTATTGGGTAATAGTGCAGTAAAAGGCACTTTTGGCTTTAAGGCAGATACTCTTTCTTTCGGCAATATAATGAGTTATATTGATAATGGAAAATTATCATTAGATGCAACTATTTCTGTAGGTTTGGCATACACTTCAGATATTATAAGTGTAGGACTTGGATATAATTATACTTATATAGATTCTTCTTTAGATGTTCATACTCCTGTTTTAATGCTTAATGCTATGAATGACAGTTTGAGAATATGCGTGCCTTTTCAAATAGCTGATTCTAAAGACAATTCTGATTATTCTGCTTTTAGTACATCTAGTGAAATTAGATATTATACCGGGCTTGATTCTGTTAATGCTGTAAGACTTTATATTAATTATGGTAAAAATAGTTATAATGGTAATAGTGCTTCTTCTTTTGGATTTGAGTTAAGATTTTATTTTCTTCCTACTACTATTAATAATGTTTGGATTAACCCTTTTATAAAAGTGTTATATTCTTCATCATTGGATGCAAAGGGTAAAGATATTATTAATGAAAATACTGATACTTTAGTAAATATACAGTCTCAAGACAGGATATCATATACTTCAAATAATGCAAATGAAATATATGAGTCTAATCCTTATATTGTGAGAATAACTCCAGCATTATCATTGTATGCTAATTCTGATTTTGTTAGTTTATATTTTGAACCTAGTATAGGCTATAAAATAATATATGACGGTAAAAAAGTTGGTAATCTTAATCATACTCTTACTTGGGGAGCTTATTCTGAAGTGAGAGTATATCCTGTAAGTGATTTGGAATGGTATTTTGAAATGGGTATAAACTCATCAAATAATCCAATACCAGTTAATTTTAGGTCTGCAACAGGTATAAATTGGTACTTTACTCAATTATAG
- a CDS encoding class I SAM-dependent methyltransferase, with protein MKKGKKSEIKKLRVKTHKNLLLVKSDSEEDKKKLEIIRDILINDDNKDKADLHNYFLNNKGEAIFKHLPFFDIYERHFSKYRGKDINMMEIGVGSGGAVKMWREYFKNNNPNANVNIYSIDKNPKCKQFEGDNIKIFIGSQDDRDFLNEVKSQIPKLDILIDDGGHRMNQQIITFEEMYGHIKDDGIYLCEDVYTSYWPNFGGGYKNPNSFIEYTKNLIDYLNAYWSTEEDDLYPNSFTDSAYSIHYYDGIVIIEKRKRDTRYNDICQQAIIGKTKE; from the coding sequence ATGAAAAAAGGTAAAAAGTCTGAAATAAAAAAATTGAGAGTAAAAACGCATAAGAACCTATTATTAGTAAAAAGCGACAGCGAAGAAGATAAAAAAAAACTTGAAATAATAAGAGACATACTAATAAACGATGATAATAAAGATAAAGCAGACTTGCATAACTATTTTCTCAATAATAAAGGAGAAGCAATATTTAAACATCTTCCTTTTTTTGATATATACGAAAGACATTTTTCTAAATACAGAGGAAAAGATATTAACATGATGGAAATAGGTGTTGGAAGCGGAGGAGCTGTGAAGATGTGGAGAGAATATTTCAAAAATAACAACCCCAATGCTAATGTTAATATATACTCAATAGACAAAAATCCAAAATGCAAACAATTTGAAGGGGACAATATAAAAATATTTATAGGCTCTCAAGATGACAGAGATTTTTTAAATGAAGTAAAAAGCCAAATACCAAAGCTGGACATACTAATAGATGACGGCGGACACAGAATGAATCAGCAGATAATAACTTTTGAAGAGATGTACGGACATATAAAAGATGATGGTATTTATTTATGCGAAGATGTATACACTTCATACTGGCCTAATTTCGGAGGCGGTTATAAAAATCCTAATTCATTTATAGAATATACCAAAAACTTAATAGACTATTTAAATGCATATTGGTCTACCGAAGAAGATGATTTATACCCAAATAGTTTTACTGACAGTGCATACTCTATCCATTATTATGACGGAATTGTTATCATAGAAAAAAGAAAAAGAGATACAAGGTATAACGATATATGTCAGCAGGCGATTATCGGAAAGACTAAAGAATAG
- a CDS encoding outer membrane beta-barrel protein: MRRIILSIMMFVCTASASFALGGGFEFILNVPVGMSIGVYDYELSDYAERMDAISGGAIRSSFARNGGIGFDIGASLQIGYMIKFTDSIGLSILAEAGYSHDTYSYISRLDKNNSYSYSFESLQLGVIPKFNIKNFAIGIGGGVKIPLAGNIHTKTSLFESNTKLTSDDIKRLYEKALMPYIKVTFDYSIFFTQKTAFNIGLYLGYDFGLEPNIYTVDGAIDGNRLVVDEVSYSSFDVGLQVGLKFGPSTK; the protein is encoded by the coding sequence ATGAGAAGAATAATACTTTCTATTATGATGTTTGTATGTACAGCATCAGCGTCATTTGCTTTAGGCGGCGGATTTGAGTTTATATTAAATGTACCTGTTGGTATGAGCATAGGTGTTTATGATTATGAGTTAAGTGATTATGCTGAGAGAATGGACGCTATAAGCGGAGGAGCTATACGAAGTTCATTTGCTAGAAATGGAGGTATTGGTTTTGATATAGGAGCTTCTCTTCAGATTGGATATATGATAAAGTTTACAGATAGTATTGGTCTAAGTATACTAGCAGAAGCAGGATATAGTCATGATACTTATTCTTATATAAGCAGATTAGATAAAAATAATTCTTATTCATATTCTTTTGAAAGTTTGCAGTTGGGCGTTATACCTAAGTTTAATATCAAAAACTTTGCTATAGGTATTGGCGGAGGAGTAAAGATTCCTTTAGCTGGAAATATACATACAAAAACTTCATTGTTTGAAAGCAATACTAAATTAACTTCAGATGATATAAAAAGACTATATGAAAAAGCCTTAATGCCTTATATTAAAGTTACTTTTGATTATTCTATATTCTTCACTCAGAAAACAGCATTTAATATAGGATTATATTTAGGATATGATTTTGGTTTAGAGCCTAATATATATACTGTTGACGGTGCTATCGATGGAAACAGATTGGTTGTTGATGAGGTATCATATTCTAGTTTTGATGTGGGACTTCAGGTAGGATTAAAATTCGGACCTAGCACAAAATAG